taattagaaaaaaatgttgaaacatttaaattctgGTACATTCTGATTatttcaacctcattttcacaacTTGAATTTAAAAGTGCAAAGATGAATGTGTATTCGCTCATCTGTATTTTAGAGAGCTCACTTTTAACAAGTCAAAATGCCTGTCTCTGTTCtgggtgcttttattgtgaaaagctGCTTGACCTACATGAAGGTGTGAACTTCCAGATCCCCGCTGGAGTGAAGACCGTGATGCAAGTATCAAAAAAGGTTCGTATTAGTTGTAGATTTTCAATACAGATGTGTGTAATTATGACTTTAGATTATCACTTAGAGTAACATTTATTTCAGCTACCATAAAAGCCGCACTTAAGTCGCAGACTATTTTGAAATCTCACAAAGGGGAGAAAGGATTAAATTGTCCTGTGTGGTGATTTACattacaggtacatctaaaaaaattacaatatcatgataaagttcaatattttatgtcactcatttcagaaagcgAAACTCAtgttatatagactcattacacatagaatGAAATATTTCCAGCCTTTacttcttgaaatgttgatgattatggcttatagATGATGAAAACCCAAACTTCAGTGTCccagaaaatttgaatattatataagatcaataaaaaaaggatattttaaacagaaatgtcaggcttctgaaaagtatgtttatttctatgcactcaatacttggttgggcctccttttgcatgaattactgcatcttACTGCACTTGTTGCTCCGCCCACTTTAACTCATCTCCTGTTGTcattacttggagtgttctctGTCAAATCAGCGCTCCACACGGTATACAAGGTAtagctattaaataatgagactgcgcTTATGAGAATGAAACTACggggttcacagtcacactgagtgttaCAGATTAAAGGTTGGGCATTCACACAAAACTGCTCTAAGTTTCCAATAAGTAACACCTTTATTTtactgctagctactgattgaagtTCATGGTTTTGTGCTCAGGCGTCAGAAAATGATTTGCTTAAAAGTGGAGCAATGCATTAAACCTGAAATTCTTGGTGAAAGTGAACAAAACAGCATGAGAATCTTTTTGTACATTAACTGACGTGGATGAGGAATGCTGCATGTCACGTGCATGTTTGTTTCAATGGcacaaaatattttatgaaggcagagaggatgtccaagacgaTGAACGtcccatgcacatcaaaaacttctgaaaactgACAACAAATTGAACAAATCATTTGAAATGATCAACAACCGGgtataagaatgatagcagaTGTGGAattgataaagagacagctCTGCAAGAACATCTGACCATGACAACAGTGTGTGCCACagttgtcccaaaacttctgactcctgatcaaaaggaaaaacacaaacaaatttTATGCCACATAGTGGAAACTTGAAGCAGTTGTGCGTGAATACTGTACCTTTAATATACAACATTTGGTGTGATTGTGAACCATGTGGTTTTATCTGCATAAACATATTCTCATTATTTAACAGCTATACCTACAACTTCCTGTTATCTTTAAATGCACAGCTTTTACATAATAAGGGGGAAAGCAGATAAAAAGTGATGCCAATCCCTGCGGATGTAGTCTGGGTTATGTATCCCAGTATTTTCTGAGCTGTGAAGCCAAAGTGGCGGCTTGCATTACACGATTACACGATAAATGTGGTGAATGGTAGCTGCAGGCACTTGTAGTGATGATATTGCAAGTCTCAGCACTATATCCTGGTATACAAGTCATCCTGGTATATAAACCGCAGCCAGCGTTCTAGATGAAAAAATAGCTATCAAAAGAAAGGGTTGTATACTAAATTTTATGGTTATTATCGACAAAATTAACTGGTTAATGTCATATCTCTGCTGAGGCACTGGAGCCTGGAGATTATGTCTATGCACCCCATGTATAGAGATTATTGTAGTCAAAACAGCCTGGGTTCAAGGCTGGCCcatggctcctttcctgcatgtgattccactctctctccccattttCTGTGACTATCCACAGTCCTATCTCTGCAATAAAAGAccgaaaataaatcttcaaagtTCATGTCTTTCTTATCAAGTTAacaatgttacattttttggtTAACTATGCCTCCTTCTGGTTAATCGTAAGGCTTCCCTTTCACGAAATATCGAAAAAAcaggggccaatcagagcaaaattACTGTTCACTAAAGCCCAGGTTTGTTGAGATATCTGAAGGAAGCAGCTTGTTCTATTTATACTGGAAAATTTTTGGtccaaaaagcaaaatatgatACAGTTAATCCAAAAACAAATAACACAATTAAGATTTTAAACACCTGGACACCTGAACGTTTTGGGGCTTggcttaaaaaataaagctaaatttGACTgattgtcaaacttaaatgaCATTCATTATTTATTGATTAGTTTGCAGCTAGCTGATGGTGCATTGTGCATGGATAATAGGTGCTATGCAGCATTGAGGTTATTAACAACTTCATCTTCTATTGACTCTGAGAAGTTTGTTAAGCGACCTGATCCCCATAACCAGGATCAAACAGAGCTGTTATGATGTTATGTTATGTGATCTTGtcaggtgaaaaaaaatgatgagcCCTAACTACTTGGAGGGGGACTGAGAGAGTAATTAAAGCAGTTAAAACAAACTGGTGCACTCGTCTTTGAATCAATTGTCAGGACTTTTTCCCCATATCACCAGTCATGGTTTCCCATCTATAGGATCACCAACATACATTTCCGGCTCAATAAGCCGCTGCCAGATCATTATATTGTTTCCGTGCATCACATAAAGTAAACAACAGGGCTAAACTGTTAGTGAGAATGAGAGAAacaagagggagggagagagagaacagtGCGCTCTCTGTGCTGATATAATCCCTCTCACTTCAGCCACAACATGGACTGGACGACTCACTCTCAGGCCCCCGACAAGTGTTGCTGCCGCACAATAAACTGCAGACAAACCTCAAAAGCGAGTTGATTACAACACGCGGGGCACTGCTCAAAGCCTTGTTGGTTTGATACGGAGTTGGAGTCAAAGTCCACGCATATTacaacatactgtatatatgtataGCATGTAACGCCACAGCAGCACCTGTATGTGCGTCTGAGTTATAAGCAGGTGGTGAATGCCTGCTTATTGTGGAGCATTTTAGCAACTGAAGGTGATCTAAAACCTGAGTTTGGATTAGAGTGGTGTCCTTGATGTTTTAGTTGAATGAACCATTCATTCAAAGTCAAAACTATACCTAAATTAATAACATTACTGTTGTATGTGGATGTTATGCAAGTTAACAGAACTAACTCTTCAGAAATTGATGGGTTTTTCTTTTTAGGTCATACtgacattaaaattaaataacaacaagTTTACAGTCAACAACTGTGAGGATTCGTGGACTGTTTTGTAAAGATCTTaatgaaaagtttgttttttttcaaatataatatttagattttaaatggCTATAATCTACttgataaaaatgattattttattaaccgCTCCTTACACTCTGGAAAACTTGTGGCAGGAACTTGTCAGTTCTTCAGACATTTAATGAACTCAGTTCTTTATCAGCTAATTAGCATTTTAGgttaattgatatttttaaatgcatttttgtggggatgcatgatattattggcAGATAATGGCTTAAAATGTTGAATATGTTTGCctatatttacaactgattaatcagctataaatatcagcatataatGGCTGTAAAGATTGGCTTACAGAGTTTTAGACCAATTTGCTTAAGTCTTTTTcattgttcatcctcattccttataTTTTAAAGGGTATTCTAAGGGCTTTAGTTTTAGGTCTTAGCTACATTTACATATtgtatcaatatcagtattggcaaaaatgaatttgaaTGAATAATccgatattgtgcatccctacattTTCAATATCTCAGGTTTAGATCCAGTATAATCTCCAGCTTTTtgattaaataatttaaaagaacagtggttttcaaactttttttttttttttgcccaatgcCTGCCTGAGATCAAGCCAAATTTCAAGGCACATCATAATCATATGtatgcaaaaatattttctttaatattgGTAATAGCATCTTTGTCATGGTATAGGTGTACAAGTTCCCACAGCACACCTGGACTTGAATATTGGGTTACTTGGACTGCTACTTTAATTGCTGCGGTATGGAACTGAGTATCCATATAGATACATTTGAACAAGTAACATATAAAGTTTAATTTCACCATCCTAACAACCCTAATCAAAGTAGTATTTGATTTATCACTTATTATCAATTCCAATTTTACACTTAGATGCATCAAgcatgtctctgtgtgtctaCTAACATGTAGCATATTTTAGCTTTGACATTAAATCTGCATGCTATGATGCTCCCAACTACCTTTATGCTGGAAGACAAGACAACAAATTTGCCACTGATTTTACTGAGCTTAACTGGTAGATAGACGTATTTGCTTACACATTTACATCATCGAGACATTATCTGACACTATATTGTTTGATGTTTCAAACTGAAACAGAAAGAGCAGCACATGAGAGAAACACAGGTAGGCTGAGCAATCTTGTCAGAGCATGTGAGcctaaagatgtttttcaggcACATGGAAACCATGGAAACGGCTAAGATTTGCTCTCATGACAAAGAAACACAACAGCATCAGGTAACAATTATGTTTCAAACCCATTCTCACCGTCCGTAGGTGCTTCCTGAGGATGTACATGATGAAGCCCCATAATCTCGACGTTACGCCGAGAAAAGTGCGGATGCCAAGTAAACATTGCCGGGTCTTCAGCATGTTGATGATCACGCAAAGACCCACAGCAGCCCCACTTCAAGTCTCACTTGATAGCACGCTTTTCCCCAGAGTTTGTGGGTCAATTGGTGGTGGGACTTACTTGCTAGTGATATTCAAAATCCGTCTTTAGCCACAGCCGCCAAACTAGCGATTCAAATTAACCAGAGGCCAAGCAAACGTGTGAGTACCTCGCTCTGCACACTTGTGGCCCAATAAGCATTAAATAAAGTCCATTCGCATTGTAGCTATAAAAGACAAACGTGGACGTGTTCAAAAGAAGCTGCTGCTCGACGGCTGCCTCTGTATGGACCTTAGCACGCAGCTCGTTGACAAGCTAGCTCCGGAGCTAGCTGTGTACCAACTAACGTTAGCTAGTAGCAGCCAAGCTACCGCTAGCTCGACAGGGTGACCACCTTGAACCTAGGACAAAAATACCCCCAAAAAGCTGTGGGGACGCTCGTTGTCAGGCGCCGGTTCAACGTGACTTCACTCTGTGCAGCGTCTGAAGAGAGACAGCTCTCAAAAAAGTTCCCCAAAGTCCAACCGGTCCGGTTAAATTCAGTTTGTAGTCCAGTGGAAATCCGGAATGAAACTGCGAGCCGCCATCGCCGCCTTGCCGTCACTTCCGCGAGGACTCTGTGGTCGCGCGCAGCACGTCCACGTGGATGGAAAATAAACAGACGTGGACGAGCAAGAGAAGGGACTGATAAGTTTGTTTAAATTAACCGGCTTTATTATCCGTTCAACTTTGCTCAGTGTCTGTTTATCCAGATAAGCTCTCTGTGGTTGTGGCGCagaaacatttcacaaagatttatacatttttcaacagtggcttaaTTGGAGTCAATACTCTTCTTGGTGCTACTGTGGGTTCAAGTTGTAAAAcaatataacataaaaaaaaaaaaaaacaaatggcaGGGCGTTGGTGAAAACCTTTAATTTGTACTGCATATGTTAAAATACTTGCAAGGggcatttttacagaaatataCAGGAAACGTCAACCGCAACTAATTACTTTAAACTTTTGAGACATTAATTCATAAACTCCCGTGGTACACTtatgaaaatagcaaaaataagaTCATATTTTACCAGTTACGTAAGAAGTTATAAAgtaaatataaacatttcataTATTTAAGGCCGAGCATCCACACTGACACTAAGAGATCCGAATTATCATTCATTATAATAGTTTGCATACAGggacatatttattttttaactctttattaGGCTGCATTGACAGAATGCATCAATCAGTCCACCCTGTTCTGTTCCCTCACATTGTTTTGAGCTACCAGAATCTATCAGCTTACTGAATTTAATTGAATTTGTAAGTAGTCAGTTAAATACTTTCAAACAATACAATAAACTGGTAAATTCAGTTTGGTTGTAGCTCTAGCCATTTCCAGCACTTCATTATCCCCTCAGAGTTTACTCACTCATATTaacattagattttttttgcctgtagtgaaaaaaaaattcatatgATGCACAATGAAACGTTAAAAGGTTAATTCAGTGAAGATGATTAGAGATAACTGCAAAGTGCAAATATATAACAaagtcattgggtgagaggagGTCTGGGGGTTTCCTTCACAggatttttttgacaaaaagctctattttgatgttttttttaatgcactcTGGCTACTTTGTGATCAAATTAATCactgaaaatttgaaatgattGATCAAAATCATTGAACTTTTATGGTTGAAATTTCTGTGCATTTCTTTTACCATTTGTTCAATATAAGACATTataaatattatcattattataatagtAGTAAGTATAGTATATAGTAATTATAATATAATTACAACTActacttttgtttttccttattATTTACAATCACTGACAATAGTCATTTCAGTCGCAGATAATGCAGTGTTATACTGCTTTGTTTAACCTCTATTAACTACCactgtctgtttttcatttctttctaaTAAACTGccccctccctctttctcctttTCCTATTGTATAGTCTAGTgtcatatttctattttaattgAAAGTCATactagttaaaaaaacaaacaaaaaaacaaacaaacaaaaaaacgttTGGTATAGATAAGATAGACTCAAGTCACAGGCCACACAGgtccaaatctggcctgtggcttctttcccatgtttctcccccactctctcatccctgtttctgactctatccactgtcctctctttctaaataaatgcctaaaatactccaaaatatatctttaaaacaatgtttagGACTCATGTTGGCGCCCCCTTCAGCGAGGCATCCCCGGTGACCACCTATATTGCCTATGCTTAGGAGCAGCACTgataaatattgtttttgataCACAACGGTGCAGTACAGTGAATGGATCCCTTTATTGGTATACTGGTCTTTCAATGCAGTTTACTGGATTGTCCTGCTATAGAGATGTGCATTGGGTGCCTATTAAGAAGCTTATCTTTATTTAAGTGATCTGATGTCAGTGTCCCTTATTTATATGGTGTATTTCTGCTAAGGTACCAAAAGATGTGTTTTCTCCAATTCTGGTACATTTCTCAAAATAGATAGTAAAAGACTGTCAATAGCTTAATTATGAATGTCTTACACTAAAAAGTTCTAATCTTTCTCAGCGCTTATGAATGCATGCTTAAACACGCAAATGTTCTttactttttccttttattcaaacaaaatttttgacttttttaagaaGACTTCAGATACAGTCAATTCAACTGAGTATaacaaaaaattttaaaaaagcatttcataagtgaaatgtgtatttcttttaaatttactCAACATACATAATTAACATGACAAATAACCTCCCAGTAGGTGTAAAATTTTCAACTTTGTGAACtataaatcaacaaaacaaagaggGGATTAAAGCATATATTTATTCagtgaaatacaaaaacacaatttgtTCAATAATTTCAAGAAAAACCCTCCTGTTAAGCAACAATAATAGAGATTTTTAGGGCAGTATTTTTTGATGTTTAACCCTCCATATGATCATGTTAAGGCTTTATTCTCTGTGTTGTAAAGgggaggaaataaaaaaaagtatctTCAGAGAGTTTCATACACAAAATGCTACACATCAAGATCGTCATCGGGGTCCTCTTGGTCGTAGTCATCGTTTGCATCCGGTTCGTAGAGAATCCGTCCTGAACCTGGCCCGGAGTGCAGCAGAGCGGTTTTCCTGAGAGTAAAAATGGTTTTAGTATTTTATGCTGtcgtaaaagaaaaacaacaaagcagaCATGTAtgacaactgcagaaaaaaaatcagacttttcttTGCTGAAGACAAAGGGAAGTGCAAGTTTCTCCTTGGCTTCACGCTCTGTTTCTGACAGTCGAAGATTGAAGGTCAGGTTTGCAGTTGGATCTGCCTTTGGAAGCAAAATAAAGAACCTATTAGTCCTGCAATATCAATGCCTTATCATAACTTTATTAGTCAGATTATGATATGTATCAAATTTGTTTGTATCTCACCTCCTGTTCCTCTGTGTCAGTTTGTTTAGGTCCAAGGTGGCTGGGCTTGCTCTGTACTATGACTGTAAAATCCTCATTGATGCTAAAAATCTCCTCCTATGGGCAAAAAACAAAGCTGTAAATCTCTTTAAACTATTTAAGAAGACAGCAGCCACCTAAGAAGGGAAATCTGCATACATCTTGCGTAACTTTCCCAGATTTTGAGCGCTTTGTTATCCTGGCAAGTGCTTCATCTCCCTTTATCCCAGGTGCTACGGTAATGATTGAAGTAGCCAAGTGGCATACACTTCCCACAGTCCCCCTCGGATGCATATCAGCATGAAGCAGAGCAATAATAGCTCTCACAGCTCCCCctaatgaaaacaaagaaaaagactctTCTTTTAGTGAAATTACTGCAGTCTTAAAATTCCTCTCAAATAGTCAGTCAAGTTAATTATTCATCTGCATATTGTTTATTTGtccataattttaaaaaatcaagcaaaCACCTCATGCATTACCACCTTTTCTGAGTTCATGTAGCGTTTTGCAAACAGCAGGAGCACGGTGGTGTCTCAAGATCCATGAAAGAGAGTCAATCACTAAGGTAGCAGGTTTTGATGGTGTTGTTTGTTTGACCAGATGTGAAAGTTTCTCCAAACAAAACTGGTGAGCTGTAAAAGCTGGCTGATCAGTCCAGCCAAGAGGGTCTGTGTAAGCATCATGAAAGTGTAgcctgaaatgacaaaaaacaaaggtaGTCAGTTTGGTGATGTGGTATTTGTCTTAGAAATTCAAGATGACAAATTCAAACTCTTATACTGTATATGTTCAAAGGTCTAAAGcctaaataaatgtaaaagctcTTGTGAGTCaccttttgttttattcaagttgctgttattttgttttgtttattacaAATTCCATCGTGTATATGTGTAAgaagtttttttgtcataaaagttctaaacttcattatttttaataattaattgCACCCCCAAACATcttcttctggaggtagttcttcaccaggagccatgTATGTTTTGGGTCTTTATCGTTATGGAagacaaagcaacaacc
This genomic stretch from Cheilinus undulatus linkage group 22, ASM1832078v1, whole genome shotgun sequence harbors:
- the elp5 gene encoding elongator complex protein 5, whose protein sequence is MLTELLQGADTGGVLIIQDSTRCCGRHILKSFINAALNRDEAVHVLGFEVGEEEIKDGLKGPSIERLHFHDAYTDPLGWTDQPAFTAHQFCLEKLSHLVKQTTPSKPATLVIDSLSWILRHHRAPAVCKTLHELRKGGAVRAIIALLHADMHPRGTVGSVCHLATSIITVAPGIKGDEALARITKRSKSGKVTQDEEIFSINEDFTVIVQSKPSHLGPKQTDTEEQEADPTANLTFNLRLSETEREAKEKLALPFVFSKEKKTALLHSGPGSGRILYEPDANDDYDQEDPDDDLDV